Proteins from a genomic interval of Gluconacetobacter diazotrophicus PA1 5:
- a CDS encoding aldose 1-epimerase family protein, which yields MTDHVFSSDRLSVRVAEHGAELQSLTDASGQERIWAGLPAWPRHSPVLFPIVGRLKDDTAWIDGRPFHMTQHGFARDRAFRWLDRKADGCALILTDDAESQAVFPFRFALTLEYRAEGDRLHVGYRLQNPDTGRTLPASLGAHPAFVWPQRAGVAKRDHVLEFDRPEPAPIRRIANGLLLPEHFASPIVGRTLHLSEDLFADDAIILDAPASNQVRFRAPDGTGLAMEWQGFRELGLWMKPGADFLCIEPWHGFATPVDFSGDFDTKPGLIHIPPGGEWRGSWSMTAEYASS from the coding sequence ATGACAGATCATGTATTCAGCTCCGACCGGTTGAGCGTCCGGGTCGCCGAACACGGGGCGGAACTTCAATCCCTGACCGACGCATCGGGCCAGGAACGGATCTGGGCGGGCCTGCCGGCATGGCCGCGTCATTCGCCGGTTCTGTTTCCCATCGTCGGCCGGTTGAAGGACGACACGGCCTGGATCGACGGCCGCCCCTTTCACATGACCCAGCACGGTTTCGCCCGCGACCGGGCCTTTCGCTGGCTGGACCGGAAGGCCGACGGCTGCGCGCTGATCCTGACGGATGATGCCGAGAGCCAGGCCGTCTTTCCCTTTCGCTTTGCCCTGACGCTGGAATACCGGGCCGAGGGCGACAGGCTTCATGTCGGCTACAGGCTGCAGAATCCCGACACCGGACGGACGCTGCCGGCCTCGCTGGGCGCGCATCCGGCCTTTGTCTGGCCGCAGCGCGCAGGCGTGGCCAAGCGGGATCATGTCCTGGAATTCGACCGGCCCGAACCGGCGCCGATCCGCCGGATCGCGAATGGATTGCTGCTGCCGGAACATTTCGCGTCACCGATCGTCGGGCGTACCCTTCATCTGTCCGAGGACCTGTTCGCGGACGATGCCATCATCCTGGATGCGCCGGCCAGCAACCAGGTCCGTTTCCGTGCGCCGGATGGCACGGGATTGGCCATGGAATGGCAGGGCTTTCGCGAGCTGGGACTCTGGATGAAGCCCGGGGCGGATTTCCTGTGTATCGAACCCTGGCACGGGTTTGCGACACCGGTGGATTTTTCAGGTGATTTCGATACAAAGCCGGGCCTGATCCATATCCCGCCGGGTGGGGAATGGCGTGGATCGTGGTCGATGACGGCCGAGTACGCCTCGTCTTAG
- the hemJ gene encoding protoporphyrinogen oxidase HemJ: MILGFLPWLAWFKALHVMSLIAWMAGLFYLPRLFVYHCQVDPASAESARFKVMERKLLRQIMTPAMLCTFLFGILLALTPGTVDWHAGWWYTKIAAVLGLAGFHGACAGWRRGFEQDRNTRSEKFYRAANEIPTVLMMVVVIMVIVRPF, encoded by the coding sequence TTGATCCTGGGTTTCCTGCCCTGGCTGGCATGGTTCAAGGCGCTGCATGTGATGTCGCTGATCGCATGGATGGCCGGCCTGTTCTACCTGCCGCGCCTGTTCGTCTATCACTGCCAGGTGGACCCTGCATCGGCCGAGAGTGCCCGCTTCAAGGTGATGGAACGCAAGCTGCTGCGACAGATCATGACGCCCGCCATGCTCTGCACCTTCCTGTTCGGCATCCTGCTGGCGCTGACGCCGGGTACCGTCGATTGGCATGCCGGCTGGTGGTACACCAAAATTGCCGCCGTACTGGGCCTGGCGGGTTTTCATGGCGCCTGCGCCGGCTGGCGGCGGGGGTTCGAGCAGGACCGTAATACGCGATCCGAAAAATTTTACCGTGCGGCTAACGAAATTCCGACCGTGCTGATGATGGTCGTCGTTATCATGGTGATTGTTCGTCCCTTTTGA
- a CDS encoding HAD family hydrolase, with protein MEPGTSWPAATLPRSVRPDGRLRLVIFDCDGVLIDSEGPSCRVVARELRQIGVELDDEAAVERLAGRALTRIKTEMEAETGRVLPDDWAAVVQQKLVELMQREARVIDGAHGMLTAVIGLDLPVRVGSNSSIAEMDVKFARTGLDRFVADRIHSARDMGKPKPDPAVYLHAAEIEGVAPDECIVLEDTDTGASAARAAGMACVLLRPLDLPAPDWPGLFRIAHLSEFAPLLERILAAQASGGTRS; from the coding sequence ATGGAGCCCGGAACATCATGGCCCGCGGCGACGCTGCCCCGGTCGGTCCGGCCGGACGGCCGGCTGCGGCTGGTCATCTTCGATTGCGACGGCGTGCTGATCGACAGCGAGGGCCCGTCCTGCCGTGTCGTGGCACGGGAACTGCGCCAGATCGGCGTCGAACTGGATGACGAAGCGGCGGTGGAACGCCTGGCCGGACGGGCCCTGACGCGGATCAAGACCGAAATGGAGGCCGAAACCGGCCGCGTGCTGCCCGATGACTGGGCGGCGGTGGTGCAGCAGAAGCTGGTCGAACTGATGCAGCGGGAGGCCCGCGTCATCGATGGCGCGCACGGCATGCTGACGGCGGTGATCGGCCTCGACCTGCCGGTGCGGGTCGGTTCCAACTCCTCGATCGCTGAGATGGACGTGAAATTCGCCCGGACCGGGCTGGATCGCTTCGTCGCCGACCGGATTCACTCGGCGCGCGACATGGGCAAGCCGAAGCCCGATCCGGCCGTCTACCTGCATGCCGCCGAAATCGAAGGCGTTGCCCCGGACGAATGCATCGTCCTGGAAGATACCGACACCGGCGCCAGCGCCGCCCGGGCGGCCGGCATGGCCTGCGTGCTGCTGCGCCCGCTGGACCTGCCGGCGCCCGACTGGCCGGGGCTGTTCCGTATCGCGCATCTGTCCGAATTCGCGCCGTTGCTGGAACGGATCCTGGCGGCGCAGGCATCAGGCGGAACACGGTCTTGA
- the hemE gene encoding uroporphyrinogen decarboxylase, giving the protein MTDTGKPLLRVLQGEAVWPPPIWLMRQAGRYLPEFRALRDQADFITRCMTPDLATEITLQPIRRYAMDGAILFSDILILPWAMGQSLDFVAGKGPILGAIRSEADLARLDPKRVPDATAPVMETLSRLRAILDGPDPIGAAQGGRVTLLGFAGAPFTVACYMVEGHGSREFDATRGMAYSDPLLFDRLMATLTQATADMLVAQIDAGAEAVMLFDSWSGLLPPAQFRRHVIAPTRAIVQEIQARRPGVPVIGFPRLAGIMAAEYARETGLRVMALDTGADMAAMAGLLPPGMTVQGNLDPLLLLAGGDAMAQEARAIRDAMKGRPHVFNLGHGVVPPTPPEHVGDLVRTVREV; this is encoded by the coding sequence ATGACGGATACAGGCAAACCCCTTCTGCGGGTCCTTCAGGGCGAGGCCGTATGGCCCCCGCCGATCTGGCTGATGCGTCAGGCCGGACGGTACCTGCCGGAATTCCGTGCCCTGCGCGACCAGGCCGATTTCATCACCCGATGCATGACGCCCGACCTGGCGACGGAAATCACGCTGCAACCGATCCGGCGCTACGCCATGGACGGGGCGATCCTGTTTTCCGACATTTTGATCCTGCCATGGGCGATGGGCCAGTCGCTGGATTTCGTGGCCGGCAAGGGACCCATCCTGGGCGCCATCCGCAGCGAGGCCGACCTGGCGCGGCTGGACCCGAAGCGCGTGCCCGACGCGACGGCCCCGGTGATGGAAACCCTGAGCCGCCTGCGCGCGATTCTGGATGGGCCCGATCCGATCGGCGCGGCCCAGGGCGGGCGCGTCACCCTGCTGGGCTTCGCAGGCGCGCCCTTCACCGTGGCGTGCTACATGGTCGAGGGCCATGGCTCGCGTGAATTCGATGCCACGCGCGGCATGGCCTATTCCGATCCGCTGCTGTTCGACCGGCTGATGGCGACGCTGACCCAGGCCACCGCCGACATGCTGGTCGCGCAGATCGACGCGGGGGCCGAGGCCGTGATGCTGTTCGACAGCTGGTCCGGCCTGCTGCCGCCGGCGCAGTTCCGCCGCCACGTCATCGCCCCGACCCGCGCCATCGTGCAGGAGATCCAGGCCCGCCGCCCCGGCGTGCCGGTCATCGGCTTTCCGCGCCTGGCCGGGATCATGGCGGCGGAATATGCGCGCGAGACCGGCCTGCGTGTCATGGCGCTGGATACCGGCGCCGACATGGCGGCGATGGCCGGCCTGCTGCCGCCCGGCATGACGGTGCAGGGCAACCTGGACCCGCTGCTGCTGCTGGCGGGCGGCGATGCCATGGCGCAGGAAGCCCGCGCCATTCGCGATGCGATGAAAGGGCGGCCGCACGTCTTCAATCTCGGCCACGGCGTGGTGCCCCCGACGCCGCCCGAACATGTCGGTGATCTTGTGCGCACCGTCAGGGAGGTCTGA
- a CDS encoding Maf family protein, translating to MSDSSLVLPGGPLQAESPLIVLASQSATRRILLEQAGLCVECRPARVDEDGVRESARAAGLSPDSCALLLAELKGGRIRDPGCVVIGADQILSCEGEWFEKPADRQAARAQLWRLRGRMHVLHSAVVVMRDGQVIWRHVARPELTMRPFSEAFLDAYLDIEGDAILSSVGAYRLEGCGVHLFDGIVGEHAAILGLPLLPLLGFLRQHGVVLS from the coding sequence ATGAGCGACTCGTCATTAGTACTACCGGGCGGACCTCTACAGGCCGAGTCGCCCCTGATAGTACTGGCCAGCCAGTCCGCCACGCGCCGTATCCTGTTGGAACAGGCGGGATTATGCGTCGAATGCCGCCCCGCCCGCGTGGATGAGGACGGGGTCCGGGAATCGGCCCGGGCGGCGGGCCTGTCGCCCGATTCCTGCGCCCTGCTGCTAGCCGAACTGAAGGGCGGGCGCATTCGCGATCCCGGCTGCGTGGTGATCGGGGCCGACCAGATCCTGTCCTGCGAGGGCGAATGGTTCGAAAAGCCGGCCGACCGCCAGGCCGCGCGGGCGCAGTTATGGCGGCTGCGCGGACGGATGCACGTGCTGCACAGCGCGGTCGTGGTCATGCGCGACGGGCAGGTGATCTGGCGCCACGTCGCGCGGCCCGAACTGACGATGCGCCCGTTTTCCGAAGCGTTCCTGGACGCGTATCTCGACATCGAGGGCGACGCGATCCTGTCCTCGGTCGGAGCCTATCGGTTGGAAGGATGCGGGGTTCACCTGTTCGACGGCATCGTGGGTGAGCACGCCGCCATTCTTGGCCTGCCTCTGCTGCCGCTGCTGGGGTTCCTGCGCCAGCATGGTGTTGTCCTTTCCTGA
- a CDS encoding ABC transporter permease translates to MIRDPDRKPVAAMLATLRLVARLALRDLRGGIGGMRIVLACLALGVAAIGAVGGLQGMIHDGIAGQQRSLLGGDLSIESSDPFPAELATFVTAHGARVSEILRMRSMLYAPGGRMLVELQAVDAAYPLVGTVTITPPGPLDRALAAPGTVPAALLADPLVIARLGLAPGAAVRVGSAQFRMAGTLAHTPDSATTVVLAPAVMIARPALDAAGLLQPGALVNRALRIALDGPDQGRAARAQALAGAIAARFPDQGWRIRGTADAAPALTRTIDQIARFLRLIGLTALLLGGLGVSAGVTSWLEGRGGTIAILRCLGAPSTLVSLTFGLQIAVLCILGIGGGMVLALLLPPLAVHALSGLLPLTATLAPPVRPALLAGLFGVLVALLSVILPLTRASAIPPAALFHDQGRQRPLGRSGRLRAGLAMAACAILLGGLAGLLGGDRLFVAGFLAIALAVGGVLALAGGALRRVMAALLPRMGTDRGVLRLGLALFARPGAPTARLMVALGAGLTGMATITLVEGAIMAQLRDQMPRNAPAFYFVDIQPADLDRFDTLARSQPSVRAIQQVPSMRTRIVAVNGVPAERVAATPQTQWALRGDHGLTLSAMPPPGTQLAEGTWWPADYDGPPLLSLDAGLAQGWGVRIGSVIRLNVLGRSIDVRVANLRRVAWRSLQLNFAFVVSPGLLSHAPHTFVATLATDGRADRDAAVLAAITDALPGVTGIRVADVLAELGTLVGRLAAALTAASSIILMSGGLVLAATLAAGWRQRVTTAATLRALGADSGQIRTIWLVEFTLLGFTAGLAATILGTLIAWLVTRTVLQMPWTADWTALIGTMAGTLLVTTLCGMVVWRRTLRQAVRSTRGRST, encoded by the coding sequence GTGATCCGGGACCCCGACCGGAAACCCGTCGCCGCCATGCTCGCCACCCTGCGGCTGGTGGCCCGGCTGGCGCTGCGCGACCTGCGGGGCGGAATCGGCGGCATGCGGATCGTGCTGGCCTGCCTGGCGCTGGGGGTGGCGGCGATCGGCGCGGTGGGCGGCCTGCAGGGCATGATCCATGACGGCATCGCCGGCCAGCAACGCAGCCTGCTGGGCGGCGATCTGTCGATCGAAAGCAGCGATCCGTTTCCCGCCGAGCTCGCCACCTTCGTCACCGCCCACGGCGCGCGGGTCTCGGAAATCCTGCGCATGCGCTCGATGCTCTACGCGCCGGGCGGGCGGATGCTGGTGGAACTCCAGGCCGTCGATGCGGCCTATCCGCTGGTGGGCACGGTCACGATCACGCCGCCCGGCCCCCTGGACCGCGCTCTGGCCGCCCCGGGGACCGTCCCGGCCGCGCTGCTGGCCGATCCGCTGGTGATCGCGCGGCTGGGGCTGGCGCCGGGGGCCGCCGTGCGGGTCGGGTCGGCCCAGTTTCGCATGGCCGGTACGCTGGCCCACACCCCCGACAGCGCGACCACGGTGGTGCTGGCGCCGGCCGTGATGATCGCCCGGCCGGCCCTGGACGCGGCCGGGCTGTTGCAGCCGGGGGCGCTGGTCAACCGGGCGCTGCGCATTGCGCTGGATGGCCCGGACCAAGGACGCGCCGCCCGGGCACAGGCCCTGGCCGGGGCAATCGCGGCCCGCTTTCCCGACCAGGGATGGCGCATCCGTGGCACCGCCGACGCGGCGCCGGCCCTGACCCGGACGATCGACCAGATCGCGCGCTTCCTGCGACTGATCGGCCTGACCGCGCTGCTGCTGGGCGGGCTGGGGGTTTCGGCGGGGGTCACATCATGGCTGGAAGGCCGGGGAGGAACCATTGCCATCCTGCGCTGCCTCGGCGCACCCAGCACGCTGGTCTCGCTGACCTTCGGGCTGCAGATCGCGGTTCTGTGCATCCTCGGCATCGGCGGCGGCATGGTGCTCGCCCTGCTGTTGCCGCCGTTGGCCGTTCATGCGCTCTCCGGCCTGCTGCCGCTGACCGCGACACTGGCACCGCCGGTGCGTCCGGCGCTGCTGGCCGGTCTGTTCGGCGTGCTGGTCGCCCTGCTGTCGGTAATCCTGCCGCTGACGCGGGCCAGCGCGATTCCGCCCGCCGCCCTGTTCCATGACCAGGGGCGGCAGCGGCCGCTGGGGCGGAGCGGGCGCCTTCGTGCGGGACTGGCCATGGCGGCGTGTGCGATCCTGCTGGGCGGGCTGGCGGGACTGCTGGGCGGCGATCGCCTGTTCGTCGCGGGATTCCTCGCCATCGCGCTGGCGGTGGGCGGGGTCCTGGCACTGGCGGGCGGGGCGCTGCGCCGCGTCATGGCGGCCCTGCTGCCCCGCATGGGCACCGATCGCGGGGTGTTGCGGCTGGGCCTGGCCCTGTTCGCCCGCCCGGGTGCGCCGACCGCGCGCTTGATGGTGGCGCTGGGCGCCGGGCTGACCGGCATGGCGACCATCACGCTGGTCGAGGGCGCGATCATGGCCCAGTTGCGCGACCAGATGCCGCGCAACGCCCCGGCCTTCTATTTCGTCGACATCCAGCCCGCCGACCTGGACCGGTTCGATACCCTGGCGCGGTCCCAGCCTTCGGTGCGCGCCATCCAGCAGGTGCCGTCGATGCGCACCCGGATCGTCGCGGTCAACGGCGTGCCGGCCGAACGGGTCGCGGCGACGCCACAGACGCAATGGGCGCTGCGGGGCGACCACGGACTGACGCTGTCGGCAATGCCCCCGCCGGGCACCCAACTGGCCGAGGGCACATGGTGGCCGGCCGATTATGACGGGCCGCCCCTGCTGTCGCTGGATGCCGGGCTGGCTCAGGGGTGGGGGGTACGGATCGGATCGGTGATCCGGCTGAACGTGCTGGGCCGGTCGATCGACGTCCGGGTGGCCAATCTGCGCCGCGTCGCCTGGCGGTCCCTGCAACTCAACTTCGCCTTCGTGGTGTCGCCGGGCCTGTTGTCCCATGCGCCGCATACCTTCGTCGCCACGCTGGCCACCGATGGCCGGGCGGATCGGGACGCCGCCGTGCTGGCCGCGATCACCGACGCGCTGCCCGGCGTGACCGGCATCCGGGTGGCCGACGTGCTGGCCGAGCTGGGGACGCTGGTGGGCCGGCTGGCCGCCGCCCTGACCGCCGCGTCCTCGATCATCCTGATGTCGGGCGGGCTGGTGCTGGCGGCGACGCTGGCGGCGGGGTGGCGGCAGCGCGTCACCACCGCCGCCACCCTGCGCGCGCTGGGTGCCGATTCGGGGCAGATCCGCACGATCTGGCTGGTCGAATTCACCCTGCTGGGGTTCACGGCCGGCCTGGCCGCCACGATCCTGGGAACGCTGATTGCCTGGCTGGTGACGCGCACGGTACTGCAGATGCCCTGGACCGCCGACTGGACGGCCCTGATCGGCACGATGGCGGGAACGCTGCTGGTGACGACGCTGTGCGGCATGGTGGTCTGGCGCCGCACCTTGCGGCAGGCGGTTCGCAGCACGCGGGGACGAAGCACATAA
- a CDS encoding ABC transporter ATP-binding protein has translation MDGDRFPNGRPALVEADDLWLTVPARPGRVNPRDGGARGDGALTILHGVSLRVAEGEAVGLVGPSGSGKTSLLMLLAGLERPTRGTIRIAGTRLDTLDENAMARFRRQTTGIVFQSFQLIPTMTALENVLVPLELAGRSDGMAAATASLDAVGLAHRLGHLPAELSGGEQQRVALARAFVTRPRLLLADEPTGNLDTRTGAAVVDLLFSLQRQYGTTLLLITHDTALAARCGRCVQVRDGHLEDGRLESEQPARPSAP, from the coding sequence ATGGACGGCGACAGGTTCCCGAACGGACGGCCAGCCCTGGTGGAGGCGGATGACCTGTGGCTGACAGTGCCGGCCCGCCCCGGCAGGGTCAACCCGCGCGACGGCGGGGCGCGGGGTGACGGGGCGCTGACGATCCTGCACGGCGTCAGCCTGCGGGTGGCCGAGGGCGAGGCCGTGGGCCTTGTCGGCCCGTCCGGATCGGGCAAGACGTCGCTGCTGATGCTGCTGGCGGGGCTGGAACGTCCGACGCGGGGCACGATCCGGATCGCCGGCACCCGTCTGGACACGCTGGATGAAAATGCCATGGCCCGCTTCCGCCGCCAAACGACGGGCATCGTCTTCCAGTCCTTCCAGTTGATCCCGACCATGACGGCGCTGGAAAACGTGCTGGTACCGCTGGAACTGGCCGGCCGGTCGGACGGCATGGCGGCTGCCACCGCATCCCTGGACGCGGTCGGGCTGGCGCATCGGCTGGGCCATCTGCCCGCCGAACTCTCGGGCGGCGAGCAGCAGCGCGTGGCCCTGGCCCGGGCATTCGTCACACGGCCGCGCCTGCTGCTGGCCGACGAGCCGACGGGCAATCTCGACACCCGCACCGGGGCGGCGGTGGTGGATCTGCTGTTCAGCCTGCAACGGCAATACGGCACCACGCTGCTGCTGATCACCCATGACACGGCCCTGGCCGCGCGATGCGGCCGCTGCGTGCAGGTGCGCGACGGGCACTTGGAAGACGGGCGCCTGGAATCGGAACAGCCGGCACGGCCGTCCGCGCCGTGA
- a CDS encoding arylesterase: MARALFLWLILLPAAAMPARAADRPIRVLALGDSLTAGYGLAHADSFVPRLQAALDEKGGGITILDGGVSGDTSADALARLDWALGDAPDAAIVELGGNDGLRGLEPARMERNLTAILDRLRQAHVPVLLSGMYAPPNMGASYGQSFRAVFDRLSHRPGIMWDPFFLKGVAAHPELEQPDHIHPNPAGVGVIVQRLAPLVERLAQDARRS, from the coding sequence ATGGCCCGAGCCCTTTTTCTGTGGCTGATCCTGCTGCCGGCGGCCGCGATGCCCGCCCGGGCCGCCGACCGGCCGATCCGGGTCCTGGCGCTGGGGGATTCGCTGACGGCCGGTTACGGCCTGGCGCACGCCGACAGCTTCGTGCCGCGCCTGCAGGCGGCGCTGGACGAAAAGGGGGGCGGCATCACTATCCTGGATGGTGGCGTGTCGGGCGATACCAGCGCGGATGCGCTGGCACGGCTGGACTGGGCGCTGGGCGATGCGCCCGATGCCGCGATCGTGGAACTGGGCGGCAATGACGGGCTGCGGGGGCTGGAGCCCGCGCGGATGGAACGGAACCTGACCGCCATTCTCGACCGGTTGCGGCAGGCGCATGTGCCGGTGCTGCTGTCGGGCATGTACGCACCGCCGAACATGGGCGCGTCCTACGGCCAGTCCTTCCGCGCCGTGTTCGACCGGCTGTCGCACCGGCCCGGCATCATGTGGGACCCGTTCTTCCTGAAGGGCGTGGCGGCGCATCCCGAACTGGAGCAGCCGGACCACATCCACCCCAATCCGGCCGGTGTCGGCGTCATCGTGCAGCGCCTGGCCCCGTTGGTGGAACGTCTGGCGCAGGATGCGCGGCGGTCCTGA
- a CDS encoding DoxX family protein — protein MFMLNAQMRDTMLLAARILLSTLFLIMGWGKLTDFSGAVAYMAQTHVPFPALAAAVATVTELGLGLAVLAGVLTVPIALVLAAYTLVTGLIGHPFWSMSGMMRYDNMIHFYKNISIIGGLLALAAAGPGRFALRPAN, from the coding sequence ATGTTCATGCTGAACGCGCAGATGCGCGACACGATGCTGCTGGCCGCCCGCATTCTGCTGTCCACCCTGTTCCTGATCATGGGCTGGGGGAAACTGACCGACTTTTCCGGCGCCGTTGCCTATATGGCCCAGACCCACGTCCCCTTTCCGGCCCTGGCGGCGGCGGTCGCGACGGTAACCGAACTGGGGCTGGGCCTTGCGGTCCTCGCCGGGGTGCTGACCGTGCCGATCGCACTGGTTCTGGCGGCCTATACGCTGGTAACGGGCCTGATCGGCCATCCATTCTGGTCCATGTCCGGCATGATGCGCTACGACAACATGATCCATTTCTACAAGAATATCAGCATTATCGGCGGTCTTCTGGCCCTGGCGGCGGCAGGACCGGGACGGTTCGCGCTGCGTCCGGCCAATTGA
- a CDS encoding IS481-like element ISGdi9 family transposase, whose product MGQVHHGSATTTAAVRRAIQHSQESLRVLAKRYGINPKTVAKWKGRTDTSDRRTGPKVASSTILSTEEEAIVVAFRRHTLLPLDDCLYALQATIPHLTRSSLHRCFQRHGISRLPETEGDKPKRSKFKSCPIGYFHIDIAEVRTEMGRLYLLVAIDRTSKFAFVQLHEKATRRVAGDFLRALAAAVPYRIHTVLTDNGTHFTDPAGNGWTPEDIKAMRADGVLFRCHSFELACADLDIEHRLTKPRHPWTNGQVERMNRTIKDATVKRFYYETHDQLRQHLADFVTAYNFARRLKTLRGLTPYEFICQQWEKEPSRFIHNPHHQIPGQNS is encoded by the coding sequence ATGGGCCAGGTTCACCACGGAAGCGCCACGACGACAGCGGCAGTCCGTCGAGCGATACAACATAGTCAAGAGAGCCTGAGGGTTCTGGCGAAACGCTACGGGATCAACCCGAAGACGGTCGCCAAATGGAAGGGGCGGACCGATACGTCGGATCGACGCACCGGTCCGAAGGTCGCATCCTCAACCATCCTGTCGACCGAAGAAGAAGCGATCGTTGTGGCCTTCCGTCGCCATACCCTGCTGCCTCTTGATGATTGCCTTTATGCGCTTCAGGCGACGATCCCGCATCTGACGCGATCTTCCCTGCACCGTTGTTTTCAGCGCCATGGGATCAGCCGCCTGCCCGAGACCGAAGGCGACAAACCGAAACGGTCGAAGTTCAAGAGTTGTCCGATCGGCTATTTTCACATCGACATTGCTGAAGTCCGCACTGAAATGGGGCGCCTTTATCTTCTGGTGGCGATCGACCGGACCTCGAAATTCGCTTTTGTCCAATTGCACGAGAAAGCGACACGTCGCGTTGCCGGTGACTTCCTGCGTGCTCTGGCCGCTGCGGTTCCCTACCGCATCCATACCGTGCTGACCGATAACGGCACGCATTTTACCGATCCGGCCGGCAATGGATGGACACCCGAAGACATCAAGGCCATGCGGGCGGATGGTGTCCTGTTCCGGTGCCACTCTTTTGAACTGGCCTGTGCTGATCTCGATATCGAGCATCGACTGACAAAGCCGCGACATCCCTGGACGAATGGCCAGGTCGAGAGGATGAACCGCACGATCAAGGACGCCACCGTCAAGCGCTTCTACTACGAAACACATGACCAGTTGCGTCAACACCTCGCCGACTTCGTTACCGCCTACAATTTCGCCCGCAGGCTCAAGACCCTGCGCGGCCTCACTCCATATGAATTCATTTGTCAGCAGTGGGAAAAAGAACCATCACGGTTCATACATAATCCGCACCACCAAATCCCGGGACAAAACAGCTAG